The stretch of DNA TAGGCGCCGGGGAACGTCGTTCCAGCACGGACTTCCCAGAGGTCGTCCGCGGCGATGGCGAGTGCCTCGGTCGCGCCCGCCGTACCCAGATTGGTCATCCGCTCGGCGCCGCCGACCAGCACGACGTCGTCCTCGCCGTTTCGAATCCGCATGACAGCGTCCCGAATGGCTGTCCCGCTCGAGGCACACGCCGACTCGTAGCGCGTCGCAGGTGCCTGCACGCCCGCTGCTTCGGCCATCAGCGGTCCTTGATGGCCCTGATGTTCGGACAGTTCGCCCATGAAGTTGCCGTAGAGGACGGCGTCGACGTCGTCTCGAGAAACGCCGCTGTCCTCGAACGCCTCGATCGTCGCCTCGGCGAAGAGGTCTCGGCTCGTCCGTTCCGGGGTGTTTCCGAACGAGGTCAACCCCGTCCCTGCAACGCGCACGTGGCTCATACACGGATGTAACCGCCGGACCCGTTAATACCCCGTGGTTAATATCGCAACCGTCGACGTGCGTTTATCGACGAACCACCTTCCATCGTCGGGCGGTTTCGACGGTCACCGCGTTTCCGCGCACTTATATGTGGGAGTTACACACGATCACACATGACTGCCACTCCGTTCGACTTCGACCTGCTCCGCGAACTGACAGAGACGAGCGGCGTACCGGGCTACGAGGACCGCGTCCGCGAACTCGTCGTCGATGAACTCGAGGAGACCGTCGACAGCGTCGAGACCGACGCGATGGGCAACGTCGTCGGCACGCTCGAAGGTTCCAGCGATCATTCGGTCGCAGTTGCGGCTCATATGGACGAAATCGGCTTTATGGTCCGTCACGTCGCCGGCGACGAGGACAGCGGCGGGTTCCTCGAACTCGACGCCCTTGGCGGCTGGGACGCCCGCGTTCTCAAGGCCCAGCGAGTGACCATTCACACCGACGACGGCGACCTGCCGGGCGTCATCGGCTCGCCGCCGCCGCACACCTTAGACGAAAAAGACCGCGAGAAGACCCCCAAGGTCGAGGACGTCTTCGTCGACGTCGGCCTCCCATACGAGGAACTCGAGGACCGCGTCTCGCGTGGCGACCTCGTGACGATGGATCAGACGACCGAACTGGTCGGCGAGACGGTCACGGGTAAGGCCCTCGACGACCGCGTCTGCCTGTTCGCGATGCTCGAGGCGGCCCGCCGGATCGAGGACCCTGACGCGACGATCCACTTCTGTGCGACCGTTCAGGAAGAAGTCGGTCTCCGGGGTGCACAGGCGCTCGGCGTCGACGTCGATCCCGACCTCGCGATCGCACTGGACGTCACCGTCGCCAACGACGTTCCCGGCTTCGACGCCGGCGAACACGTCACCCAGCTCGGCGAGGGGACGGCGATCAAGCTCAAGGACTCGAGCGTGATCACGAGCCCGAAGGTCCACAAACGCATGCAGTCGGTCGCCGACGACGAAGAGATCGATTATCAGCTCGAGATCCTTCCCGCGGGCGGTACCGACACGGCCGGGTTCCAGAACACCGCGGGCGCGAAACCCGTCGGTGCGATCTCGATCCCGACGCGCTATCTCCACACGGTCACCGAGACGGCCCACGTCGACGACGTGGCGGCGACGATCGATCTGCTCGAGGCGTTCCTTGCGAGCGAGGACGGCTCCCACGAGTACACGCTGTAGCTCGCGTCAGGGCATCTCGTGAACTGTCAACTCGACGTCACGCGGCTGTGATCGGCCTTCGATGTCCATGACCAGTCGCTTGACGACGGTCTCGGCTTCGCCGAGGAGTCGCGGTTCGACCTTCTTGACGACTCGATCCAGTGAGACGAATCGTGGAAGCGAGATGGCGCTCTTGTCGGCGGAGTATGGGTCGTAGACCGCCTCGAAGTAGATCCGGCTCGCGGTCTCGACCTCGTCGTCGACCGCACCGCCGTCGGGAATCGCGTCGGGTTCCGGTTCGACGCGCCACTCGCCGCGGGCGTCGATGTCCTTGACCAGTCGCCACTCGAGCGATTCCGGCGGCGAGATGTCGACGACTTTCGACCGGGCGGTGTAGCTGAGTTTCCACCAGGCGAGTCGCAGATCGTAAATCGAGCCGACGTCGCCGTCGCCGTGGACGTCGACGTCTTTCAGGTGTTCGGTGTAACGGGGGTACTCGGTAAACGACCGCACGTACGGAAAGACCTCCTCGGGCGGGCGGTAAACGACGGTACTGAGGAGAATTCTGTCCACACCCTGCCTATGCCGTGATCGAAAGTAAGGGTTACTCTCGGATCTCGAGTCGCCAGGTTCTATAGTCGCTACGGCAAACGCCGTGACATGAGAGACGTCTGTATCGTCGGTGGCGGCGTCGCCGGACTCGCCGCCTCGATTTTCACCGCTCGAGCGGGCCTGGACACGCTCGTCGTAGATGGTGACGACGACGAATCGATCCTCGCCCGAAACGCCAGCCTCGAGAACTACCCCGGATTCCCGCTCGGCGTCGACGCCCGACAGTACCTGCGACTGGTCCGCGAACAGGCCGACAACGCAGGCGCGACGTTCCACGAAGGACGCGTCACTGGCGTCGAACCGGTCGACGAGGACGACCTCGAGGAGGGATTCGTCCTCGAGACCGAAGACGGCGACTCGCTCGAGACACGGCGAGTGATCGCAGCCTCCTGGCCGGACAGCGAGTACCTCGTTCCGCTGGACGTCGGCCGGATCCAGCGCGGGAGCAAGTACATGATTTCGGTCGACGAGGGTGGCCGAACGGCTGTCGACGGCATCTACGCGGCAGGCC from Natronobacterium texcoconense encodes:
- a CDS encoding M42 family metallopeptidase, whose translation is MTATPFDFDLLRELTETSGVPGYEDRVRELVVDELEETVDSVETDAMGNVVGTLEGSSDHSVAVAAHMDEIGFMVRHVAGDEDSGGFLELDALGGWDARVLKAQRVTIHTDDGDLPGVIGSPPPHTLDEKDREKTPKVEDVFVDVGLPYEELEDRVSRGDLVTMDQTTELVGETVTGKALDDRVCLFAMLEAARRIEDPDATIHFCATVQEEVGLRGAQALGVDVDPDLAIALDVTVANDVPGFDAGEHVTQLGEGTAIKLKDSSVITSPKVHKRMQSVADDEEIDYQLEILPAGGTDTAGFQNTAGAKPVGAISIPTRYLHTVTETAHVDDVAATIDLLEAFLASEDGSHEYTL
- a CDS encoding SRPBCC family protein, producing the protein MDRILLSTVVYRPPEEVFPYVRSFTEYPRYTEHLKDVDVHGDGDVGSIYDLRLAWWKLSYTARSKVVDISPPESLEWRLVKDIDARGEWRVEPEPDAIPDGGAVDDEVETASRIYFEAVYDPYSADKSAISLPRFVSLDRVVKKVEPRLLGEAETVVKRLVMDIEGRSQPRDVELTVHEMP
- a CDS encoding NAD(P)/FAD-dependent oxidoreductase, with product MRDVCIVGGGVAGLAASIFTARAGLDTLVVDGDDDESILARNASLENYPGFPLGVDARQYLRLVREQADNAGATFHEGRVTGVEPVDEDDLEEGFVLETEDGDSLETRRVIAASWPDSEYLVPLDVGRIQRGSKYMISVDEGGRTAVDGIYAAGRIAGEPHQTIVAAGHGAKVGLAVIHDSDANFYHDWVAPEGYFTGRGREVPPACEEIDDEERRERDDRARERLLEAFEEPLDERPTMHPSVAEDED